The Bombus pascuorum chromosome 5, iyBomPasc1.1, whole genome shotgun sequence genome segment CAGATGTTGAGAAGGAAGGAACGAGATTACGAACACGAAATGGAAAAGCTTGCTAGGGAAAAAATTGCTGCCCAGCAAAGATTACTAGCTCTGAAGAAGGAACTCGCGGCTACTTGGGATCACATCGACTTTAATACTCTTTTACCAGAACAGAATGCGGCTGCCGATGTAACGGCTACGAGAAGTAGTAAGTCTTACAATCGAAATAGGACATTCACATACCTTTTAAACGTACTCGAAGAGAAACGACAACCATCGAAGCGaactttttatgaaatataaaatcgacGACAAGAGAAAATTGTAAGGTGgcaatttctaatttaagaatttttttttattaaagtttcaGAAAACATGGAGGTTGATGTGACGGGGCTCGCACGAGGTGGTACGAGGTACAGTAGTACCAGCAGTCTGAGCAGCGCAGCTACGGCTAGTTCACCGCAAACGCTTCAAAATACCAGCGCGACTTCCAATATCCACAGTCAGGTTGCCACTGCGGCAGTTGTCTGCCAAGCGCAGGGTATGAATCTTGCGCCAAGTTCCAGAGAAAGTCCACCTGCGAGTTCGAGTCCTGGAACGCCTGCACCTAGCATTCCTACTCCAGCACAGGTACGTTCCATAAGAGGTTGAAGACGGTATCGAGCACAAAAGTTCTGGGGTCGGTTAAATTGGCTCGGTCGGTTAAGTCCGCGTCTGCTAATCCCGAACGTCGCTGGATCGAATCCCAGTTTGGGCTAAAATTGTAACTGATCGTTTTTATTCGCTTCAAAGTGGTTAGATCgcaaagtatatatcgtcgaAGCATACTGCAGCAAGCAAAAAAGCCAGACGCAGCAAAGCGCAGCAGCAAGAAAAGCGGCGCAGCAAGCACCCCCTTGGACACAACGTTTGTACATTTAACGTTGTGTGTGGAACAACGGTGCAAGACTCAAATGCATTGCGAATGTGTTTAATATAACTAgtttatattgatatatattatgtataaattagTTGCCGACCAATGCAACACATTTGTTTTTGTAGatttagaaaagaataattagaATACCTTCTTACATTACATATGAGAAAGTCGCGAAAGCTCGATCCAAagtaatttgtgaaattttcgtCGTAGGAGAAAGTTACTTCACCAACGGGTATAGTGCAGCAGCCGCACCAGTTGCACTTGCCGATCAGCGCTCAGATATTGAACACCAGTCAAGGCTTGCCGACGATCGTACCGACCCTTCAGCACCTCGGTCCGAGCTTGAGGGTGATACCCGGTGACACGAGGCAACTTCTGGTCACTCACACCGCTGGCAGCAACGAATCCAGGCCGCTCACGTTGGCCGTGCAAAACTCGTCGGATCAATCGAGGCCGCTTATTGCCGTGCAATCGAACACTGGAAGTGAGCCAAGGCCCGTAGCGCTGGTCGTTCACTCGTCCACGGCCAACGACAACAGGGTAACGTTTGTGCATTCTAATCTGTCCAACAACGACAGGCCGTTGGCCCTAGCCGTGCAGTCGTCCGCCAATGACGTCAGGCCAGTTACATTAGTGCATTCGGCAAACGAGGGGAGGCCGTTAGTTTTCGCTGCGCATTCTCCTGCACTGAATGTTACGAGTGAGTAACTCGAAACGATCCTGCCTATATAGCCgataattattacgatttcGCCGCTGtcgtttatttaacaaatcttCGTTTATtctaaagatataaaaagaaaaaaaatatttgatcaaGTATTTGCGACGCATGTCGACGCACGTTTATTCGGTGCTGTTCAAACTACACCACGATATCTAGAGaacttttcttattttgcTTTCATCTTTGATAGTAATTAAGTAATACGACTGCGTGAATTTGTCGGCTTTCctactttgatattttatgaaacattctATCCACGAGAAACATTGATTTATTTTGTCGATCGTGTTGGTATAATATCGTGCATTGTGTACGTTGCAGATGCTCAAACGAGGATACGAGCGGGTGACGCGCAGACTACGCATAAAATGGTCGGTGGTGTGACACTTGTAGGCGGAAATGGATCGGAGTTGACTAGACTTCCCGGTGGCGCTGAATTGAACATACTGCCTGCAAATGGTAATGCTTTACATTGGAtatctttcattcttttctttctgtatCTCTATCGTGGTTTAAACACGCTGTTTACCAGGCCaatcttttctatatttgccACCAGAGGGCAAACTTAGAATTCCAGTTTCTCGTTAGTTATCGCGTATCTATCGGTTTCTATAAAAGCAAGTTCTGATCTTACTTTTTCACGCTTCTTGTATACAGCACCTATGTCCAAGGCGAAATCGTACTGTTACGATCTTGTAAAGAAACTTGGTGCTAGACGAAAAGTGGCCATTTGCAGAGCGACTCGTGTCGTATTCGTTGTACGGGTTGCTTTGAAAATGGTgtacaagtttttttttttttttatatatttattacatgcTTTTGATTTAcgttacgatatttatttttaaagaatcgtGCCGTAAAAAAGATTTTCAGCGACGGTCCATGCTCGCGAATAGTTACAATTATCAAAAACCAATGGGAAGGTATAGAAGGTGAAAACGGTTTCGAGCGCACAGGattcaaaatattctcttATCAGCGTTCGTGTTGGCTGAAAGAAGACAACATATCTTACCGTGCAATTACCCCTATGGGTTGCAGGATTGACGCTGAGCCATGCAGGTGTGTCGCTTCAAACCACAACAGGTAAACCAGGCTCGACAGTGATGCAAAACGCTCCGTCCACAGAGGGTATAGCTCATATCGTTGGCCCGCACACACCTCTCTCCGGCCTGACACCGATCGTCACGCCGATGACCGTTGTCTCGCAAGGAAATCAAGTGACTGCTCATATCCTAGCCCCCTCTAGCCTTGCGGGCAAAATGATCACAACCCCGATCCTCAAATCCGTGGCACAAATGCCGATCGTGAACGCCCAGTATATAAACACCACTACTCTGGTGAAGCCCGTGGTTGTCGTCAGTTCACCGTCAACATCCACGCCACAGTCGACGGCGGCTTCCAGTACACAACCTTCCTCCACCACACATTCGACCGTCTGACAGAATCAAAAGAAAGTGAAACTAGTTTGAGAAAGGGCTCCCGCTAAGTGTACGGAGGCGCCGCAGGGTCGCAGAAATCGGTGTTTGATCGACGCGTGTCCACGTTCCGTTATCGTCTAACGCGTTTCGCGTGTACAGGACCGATGACTATGCACGATCGATTCGATGCTTCAACGAGAGATAAGGTAAAAATCGCAGATCTGGTCAACGGAAGAAGAGACATAAGAGACGCGATGATTCTCTCCGTCGTGCTATTTCCAACATCGAGGGagaatttcttattttgtgAAACTTTGCTCGTGTTCCTTCGTGCTTTGGATTTCAAACGTTTCTGCTCTTCCAAAGAGTGAGACGACCGAGAGACGATGCGAAGGTGTTAAAAATGCTGTTGCTCAACTTGCGCGATTGTGCATGGTACCTTGAATGGTTCAGAGAAGTACTTATCGAAGGCAAAGGTCGTTAAAAATGGGTCAAGGAAACGAACGCGACGAGGCAGCTTCGGACCAAGATGATCTCGTTCGCGTTTTCCGGAATCGTAAGAACGAAGAAAGTAGGCCGATGTACGCGGATGAAATTTCTCAGTGCGATCGTTTGCAAGTTCAACATTTCGCCGTTCCATTTTTCGCAGGATAAAATTCTGGAAAAATAAGACGGTCGATGATCGTTCGTATTACGTTGTCCGTCgagagatttctttttctaaattatatacGCGATCGTATATAAGAACGTATCACGAACGAATTGCATTGACGCATGAAATCAATTTGACTCATGATACTGGAACGTTATTCGCACGATTTTCTAAATATCATGGTTGTAAAGTATAACAGAGCTACGtatatcgtttcttttttggtACCTTGTTGCAATTGAAGAAGTTCGGTAAAGAAGAAACCAAACTGTGTGTTTACAGAATGATGTTAAGTTAATGAATTGTATGATATATAAGGTTCGTTTGGATGTTTGAAATTGATCGAAATCTTGAAATCAGATGGATGATAAATATGCTTgcacttttaaattaattctttatgtTAAATAGTGGCTGTGGAGAAACGATTATCCTTTACGCCTGTAATTTACTTTCGGAAACTCAGATGATAAATTGAACTTACGTCGCATTGAATGCCAAGGAAATACGCatacgtttctttctcttcttttatatGTCTATacatctatctatctatctatctatctatctatctatctatctatctgtctatccatctatctatctatctgtctatccatctatctatctatctatctatctatctatctatttatctgtaaatatatagtatatgtatatatgtatagtatgcgtatataaaaaatatatacataaatatactatacatatatgcatatactatatatagagagagatagatagaTGTATAGAATGTGCTCAagtatttattcgtttctatttattttataaagtgcAACACTGGGCATAAGCAAAACGTTTGCCTTTGTAGTCCTGATATCTTTATCGGATTCGTTTCGAGAGGACGCTCAGCCGTGGTTTTTCTCGAAAgtctgaaaaaagaaaaaaagcgaCAGACAAAATACGTATGCGTACGTTTTTAACGATATGGTAGTTTTGTTTCCGATGGAACGTGTACATACAGGTGTTCGGATCGCTGacgaaacattatattttgcataatatTTTCCTGCAATCGATCAAGATAGATAATCGAATTAGGAGAGAAAAGTTTTCGATTTGCGTTGCACGAGGAAGACGGAATTATCGTATGCAATATACACGTGGTGGTGTATCGTactattttaaattgttttttctatgtgtaagtaaaagaaaaagaatttacgtTTCATCTTGAAATATTCTAAGTTTTTTGAGCTTTCATTCGATATACTCGATGCGAGACCGTTAACGGTTGTTTACTcgttataaatagaatatatgaTGCGAAATAGCTGTACGTAACGTTTGTCCCTCAAACGCCACGAACGTACTTTGGCTCGTATATTTCCATTTATCTTTACACGATTACGATTATCGACGTAATCGCGATGCTGTAATTCGTCGTTCGAGATTTCTTTCCGTACCTGTAGCCTGTCAAATCCTATTGCAAAAGTACAAAGAATAAGCTCTCTCTTATAAGGATCGCGCATCTATTAGattccctctttttttttcttttttttttttaacatatctTTATTCGTACGTTTTTGTAACGCGATTAATCCCATCTTTCTGTtgacaaatttccaaatacGATGATCGAATCGTTCGAGTCGAAAACGGTTTCCAAAAATCTTGATTCCTACGTTACGATATTATCTTCGACGTCGTACATCGTCACGAGCAATTTCCTTGCGTTTCCGTATCGGGTGATACACACTCGAGGAGAAAGATCGAAATTCAATTAAGAACGATTTGGAATTCGCGAACGACGCGCAAAAGCAAAGCTAAGAGTTTGAAAGCTGTGtaacgaagaatttttatacgcGCGTGTGTGTGAGTGTGAGAGTGTCGCTGTTAACGGTCTCTTTCAGAATATCTCCATTTGTACACTAGTATTATTCTTAACTTGTATCTGcgtatacacacatatatatctcgttttttttttattttttaaattatttaatcaaagGCTTTGGTCAGTCAGTTTATGCGCTGATTATATAGATATGTTATATACGCGGGCGCCGTGTATTTCGATCTACTGCGAAAACACGTTAAAGCATGTACCAAGTTATCGGTTAACAGAGAgcagaatattattttcaggGTTTTGCGTTTAAACGCAACATGGGACTCGTTCAACCCTGTCACACCGTAGATGAGTAAGAAACGTTGAAAACGTCACCGTTAGTTCGATAGAACGTTTTAACGCATTCGTGTTACGCTAGATCTTTGCACTACTCGAAAATCGATATGATTTTTACCGAATTTATATATCAAAGTTTCGAGTAGTATTCCGTAAGCCTGTTGTTTCATTCTGCTTTGGTACGTCAAGTATCTCACTTTGACGAATCGACGTTTTATCTTGTTGCTGCTTATTCTCACAAATAAACGGACAACGAATGCgttaaacgaaacgaaacgaaagaagaaaagaaatttcgttcGCTGGAAATCATTTCGGTGGAGCACCGTTTGCGATGTAATACTGTAATCGTTTACGATCGAGTACTACTAAATTAGCAAAGTTTACGAACAATACTGCCGAATCGATGGTATCGCGTTCGATCAGCGACTGCACCCGTTTTTCAGATCCATGGCAAGACTCGCGAAATTTGCTCGGTTTTGTATTCCATTACTACCTCGATTCCAATCAATCCGCTTTCGATTATCAATCTTTCGATTCCGACAACCGATTCCTCTTTTAGTTGCCCCgattccttctctctttcaaaACTGTTGGATTTTGTTCGTGCAGTGATAGCCGATCGTACTCGTAGGTAGATGCTTCCTTCGAACTTTCGTAAATCCAATCGCTGTTTACATTTCGCATAAGTATTTTTTCGAAATGGCTTTGTCGCTATTACGTATGTTATTTTTGATCTACACATATGTCAATTAAAAGACGATACTACAAACTCGTAACGTGCAACGTAATTGGAAGGAATATCGTCTCTCGCAGCCTGTAGCTACGGTGACCTTTTTTCGCGTTTCAACGAAAGTACAGATTCGAAAGCTTGTCGGGCTTCGATCGTTCGCACGCGAGACGTCGTTCGTTTCCTCTATATTGCTATAACTAGTCGCTGGTAAAGCGTCGATCGGTCATCCATAGCCGATGACATATCAGAGTTTTCctaaagaagataaaattaaaacgtcGTGTCTTTCGGGGGgatccttttctattttcgtCTCTTGACTTGATGTAAAGAACGTGTCGGCAGATATCGTAGTTTGTATAAAAGACATTTCGCAGGATTTTCCCGCGGGGTGATAAATTGCTAGAGAATATAGAATTTGGCGCGTGCGCACTAGTCATTTTCGTTCCCtccttgttctttttttttaacacgGATCAACAACGCTAGGCTTTCGAACTGTAGTTCGGCACTCTTaatttcctttccttctttctgtATCTTTTAAATCCAACCTTACGAATCGTGCAATGCATGTAAATACTCGTACTAAATGTTGGGGGCATTCTTAACACGTTGCGCAGATCGAGCAAATAGGAAGGCGAGGATCGTTGCTTCGTTCGCCGAACGCGCAAGACGAGTGGCAACCACCGTTTTGTCAATTGTTGTCtttccttaaaaagaaaaattagttttCCAGTTATTTCATCGTTGAAACTCGATCCGATCCGATCCGAGGAAAGTAGACTTTCGGATATATCGAGATAGCAAGCTTTAAGTAACGAttaagaagaagagaaagatcgATGGAAAAGTTGCTTTTCCGTAACAATGGTTCCGGTTATTCGTGCGAGGAAAACGTCGCGATACCGACGGATGTTTGCTCATTTGGAAATCTAACACCTAAGCgcatactattacgatctTGCGTTTGGCGAAGGAAGAAGCACGCAGAGAGAGGTGTGGCAAGCAAAGTAAAATcgcgagagagcgagagagagagagagagagagagggggggggaggaagaaaataaaagcgaTAAAAAACATCCCTTTTTGTATATAATCAAAGAAAagctaaaaagaaaaagaatctcGTCGGTTACTAGGAATCCTCGGGAACAAAATCGATCGACGGGAGAAGAGAAAGTAACGGACGAAACGTGCGCGAAATCTACATGTACATGAACAATGTGATATAAATAACTGACAAAATTACTTAGCACTATTATAGCGTTTaagcaaaaataaaacaaaagaaaggaaagaaactgttAAATCGTTTACGGCGTAGACGTACGATGCTAAATGTTATTCGCTAACATCTTACAAAACGAAACTCACGAAactgtaattgtatatagaattacgagagagagaatgagagagagagaatgaacGAGAATGAGAGGCAAAAGGTGAGAAAGGAGCACCGGAGAGAATGAGAAACGGTGTGAGAGTggaaaaaagtaagaaaaaaattaccagCTGTAATTATTACGTTGAATATGACAGAATGAAAGATGGTAAGGCGGGAGGAGggaaagaggagagagagagagagagaacgtcTTGGAATAAGAAAAACCGTAACTCTAGCGTGTCTTGTACATCTCTCGTGATAGTAGAATATCTGTACATTGTATTTCTCGTGTGAATGTGGCGGCGTGACGTaaagacgaaagaagaaataagtaAATAGAGAAGCAAGTGTGCTGTGCGTCTTAGCAGGAGTGTTGCTATTGTTGTACTCTATGTCGAATTTTGTTGTATATACCATCGTTGGTATATGTAAAGATATGAGAAACACACGGTGTATATTACGAACCTCTTCGAACGACTCGTTGCGTGTTGTTGGAAATGTGAGAACTGGAGggaaacacacacacacacacacacacacacactatGTAACGCGATAGAAAggcaaaagaaatttaaaaaagatagcGTGGCGCACGAGGGGTGGAGCACCCAGCCGCGTGCAAACACTTTTTGTTTTCAGAAGGAGTGCGACAAATTTCAATACAATCTAtcacaataaaaattgaagcGTGAAGCGTTGCCCAGTCCTCCTTGCTTCCGACGCTTGAATTCCTTGAATTTCGACGCTTAGCGAGACAATTGTGTCAAAGAGTACCGGTGGTATTTGACGAGAagcaaaatagaaaagaaaaaaagaacagagcAACTCGATGCGAAGGGGTACGAGTGATCGTGTTCGAAACGGTCGATGCATTTCCAATTACTTTCGTTCttcgaatgaaaagaaaaacgagcgtAGGTATGGCGGAGATTGCAATTTGCGAGCGACAAAGTCAGTTACCGATACCGATGCTTGGTTTTTAACTTTGAATATGTACAGCGCTGTGAAATTCGACAAGGAGAAGGAGGAAGCGCGAACGTTGCGTGTAAACGCAGAGGTTCGAACATGTTATTCCGAATGAGCTCTACGATATCAAGGGAACTTCTTTTTCCGAAGAAATAGCAGTATTAGATtaactttgtaattattaGCGATACTAAGTACTATATACAGTATCTCGGGTTTCTTAATCGCAAATTATTACGCGGTGTAACGAGTTTCTTCGATCACGAGTTATATACGAATGTCAAACTAtgagtatattaaatatgttttttatgaatatcagAATTGGTAGTATCCGTCGTATCCCTTCGCGTGTGACTTATCGAAATAACGAATTGTCATAAGAATCGTCGATACGAGCCATTTATCGCTGTAtccaaatatctttttttaattcacttttctttaacgttacaaactatcgATGAAACGTGGTCGAAAGTCGTGATAATTCTTATGGTGACTCGTTATCGCGCAAACAATCGCGAAGCGAAAGTAAACGACTTTGCAAGATCAAAGGATCCGCGATAAATAATCCGTCCTACTAATAACGATGATATTCCGTATTTCGTTGACGAAGGTACGCGAGATCGTTTAACACGAAAGGAtcagatattttttcaaagttttctaGTCTTTCCATTTCGCTTTGCAATTATTATACGACCTGTCTGATCGTATAAAATCGTACGTAGATCGAACTCGAAGTGTCGAATACGACGAAGACGAAAGTGTAAGCACAAAGATGTCGCAAACTCGAACTTACGATTTACCTGGACGATCGGCTGGACGATCGTCTCTTCGGTCGTTGGTCGGCGGTGGTGCATAGGTAAGCAACGATTCGAT includes the following:
- the LOC132906689 gene encoding box A-binding factor-like isoform X2 yields the protein MSLETLLEAARFVEQQEKTRERLASSSSSSSDHPLAVAPHSNHHNSNEPRGAKLKRERTEQDDLFCEEKMLIIDEEEPLENNRTNGNHSTGSRGSPVISSTRVTPPSANANSAHLAAVHSTSHLHLHHHHQHQQHQQQQQHQQQHQQQPQQQHQHHQQQQQQSQQQPQQQPQQQQQPQQQQQHHHHHHHHHNNHNSTHNPYVENHNTNHSQQNAGNLVVDVEPSHDNKKHRNGPCVIRSGTREVHNKLEKNRRAHLKECFELLKRQLPSQEEKKSSNLSILHAAIRHIQMLRRKERDYEHEMEKLAREKIAAQQRLLALKKELAATWDHIDFNTLLPEQNAAADVTATRSISENMEVDVTGLARGGTRYSSTSSLSSAATASSPQTLQNTSATSNIHSQVATAAVVCQAQGMNLAPSSRESPPASSSPGTPAPSIPTPAQEKVTSPTGIVQQPHQLHLPISAQILNTSQGLPTIVPTLQHLGPSLRVIPGDTRQLLVTHTAGSNESRPLTLAVQNSSDQSRPLIAVQSNTGSEPRPVALVVHSSTANDNRVTFVHSNLSNNDRPLALAVQSSANDVRPVTLVHSANEGRPLVFAAHSPALNVTNAQTRIRAGDAQTTHKMVGGVTLVGGNGSELTRLPGGAELNILPANGLTLSHAGVSLQTTTGKPGSTVMQNAPSTEGIAHIVGPHTPLSGLTPIVTPMTVVSQGNQVTAHILAPSSLAGKMITTPILKSVAQMPIVNAQYINTTTLVKPVVVVSSPSTSTPQSTAASSTQPSSTTHSTV
- the LOC132906689 gene encoding rho GTPase-activating protein gacF-like isoform X1, with translation MCIRVLVIFPFSLFRWRACCTQQRAACARTRVIVGNMGVLLVSDGTAAVQPRMNLNAVKAAGAQRAIDIANETNNNVNGLRDANSLMPTQVVGIIDVVVNDEPVRSWMPPPPKKKWIRHYLLEEEPLENNRTNGNHSTGSRGSPVISSTRVTPPSANANSAHLAAVHSTSHLHLHHHHQHQQHQQQQQHQQQHQQQPQQQHQHHQQQQQQSQQQPQQQPQQQQQPQQQQQHHHHHHHHHNNHNSTHNPYVENHNTNHSQQNAGNLVVDVEPSHDNKKHRNGPCVIRSGTREVHNKLEKNRRAHLKECFELLKRQLPSQEEKKSSNLSILHAAIRHIQMLRRKERDYEHEMEKLAREKIAAQQRLLALKKELAATWDHIDFNTLLPEQNAAADVTATRSISENMEVDVTGLARGGTRYSSTSSLSSAATASSPQTLQNTSATSNIHSQVATAAVVCQAQGMNLAPSSRESPPASSSPGTPAPSIPTPAQEKVTSPTGIVQQPHQLHLPISAQILNTSQGLPTIVPTLQHLGPSLRVIPGDTRQLLVTHTAGSNESRPLTLAVQNSSDQSRPLIAVQSNTGSEPRPVALVVHSSTANDNRVTFVHSNLSNNDRPLALAVQSSANDVRPVTLVHSANEGRPLVFAAHSPALNVTNAQTRIRAGDAQTTHKMVGGVTLVGGNGSELTRLPGGAELNILPANGLTLSHAGVSLQTTTGKPGSTVMQNAPSTEGIAHIVGPHTPLSGLTPIVTPMTVVSQGNQVTAHILAPSSLAGKMITTPILKSVAQMPIVNAQYINTTTLVKPVVVVSSPSTSTPQSTAASSTQPSSTTHSTV
- the LOC132906689 gene encoding rho GTPase-activating protein gacF-like isoform X3 yields the protein MCIRVLVIFPFSLFRWRACCTQQRAACARTRVIVGNMGVLLVSDGTAAVQPRMNLNAVKAAGAQRAIDIANETNNNVNGLRDANSLMPTQVVGIIDVVVNDEPVRSWMPPPPKKKWIRHYLLEEEPLENNRTNGNHSTGSRGSPVISSTRVTPPSANANSAHLAAVHSTSHLHLHHHHQHQQHQQQQQHQQQHQQQPQQQHQHHQQQQQQSQQQPQQQPQQQQQPQQQQQHHHHHHHHHNNHNSTHNPYVENHNTNHSQQNAGNLVVDVEPSHDNKKHRNGPCVIRSGTREVHNKLEKNRRAHLKECFELLKRQLPSQEEKKSSNLSILHAAIRHIQMLRRKERDYEHEMEKLAREKIAAQQRLLALKKELAATWDHIDFNTLLPEQNAAADVTATRSISENMEVDVTGLARGGTRYSSTSSLSSAATASSPQTLQNTSATSNIHSQVATAAVVCQAQGMNLAPSSRESPPASSSPGTPAPSIPTPAQEKVTSPTGIVQQPHQLHLPISAQILNTSQGLPTIVPTLQHLGPSLRVIPGDTRQLLVTHTAGSNESRPLTLAVQNSSDQSRPLIAVQSNTGSEPRPVALVVHSSTANDNRVTFVHSNLSNNDRPLALAVQSSANDVRPVTLVHSANEGRPLVFAAHSPALNVTNAQTRIRAGDAQTTHKMVGGVTLVGGNGSELTRLPGGAELNILPANGCRIDAEPCRCVASNHNR